ACTCTTATCATGATTTGATAAACCAGAAATCATAGAAGTAAAAGCAAATACATCTCTGTCAGGCATCTGACTAAATACATGTTGGGCAGTTTCGATACACCCACATTTGGCATACATGTCTATTAGAGAAGTACCCAAGATCCTATTCAATTCCAATCCGTTTCTATCAACATAAGCGTGAATCCATCTCCCTTGGTCAAGAGCACCAAGAGATCCACAAGCAGTAAGAGCTCCAACAATGCCAGCATAATTCGGCTTGAAGCCCTGTAACTGCATCTCATTAAAAAGCTCCAAACCCTCTTTAAACAATCCCTTTTGTACATAACCTGTGATAATAGCGCTCCAAGAAACAGCATTTCTTTCAGGCATTTCATCAAACAGTTTCCTTGCAGTTTCCAACTCTCCTGTCTTCACATACCCATTAACCATGGCAGTCCACGAAATCACATCTCTATACAAACTGACATCGAACAGTTTCCGCGCATAATCAACAGAATCACAATTCACATACATATGAATCAACCCATTCTGTACAAAATCATAACATTCCCAACCAAGTCTAATAATCTGCGAATGAACTTGACAACCACAGAAACCATCATTTAATTCAGTACAAGCTTTTATAACAAAAGAGAACGTATAATTATTGGGTGAAAGACCAAAATCAAGCATTTGCCTATACATAGACATAgctttaatgggtttgtttttttcACTATAAGCTCTTATCATGGTATTCCAAATGAATGCAGAACGATAAGGCAGATAATTAAAgatatgttgagcataatcaagaTCACCATTGTTAGAAATAGCACAAAAGGCTATAACTTGTCCAGTAACAGATGGGTTTGTTAGTGTTCCAGATATGATTAAGTGTGATTGAATTTGCTTAATGTGTTTCATTGTTAGCCATTTCTGATCTAAGAAAGGTAACGTTTTTTGGTTTGGTCTCAAAAACTTTGTGAAAGAATTCAACAACATTACCGTTAATTGTTCAAAAGAGTTCTAAACAAAAAATTACAGTGTAATTTTATTTATATCGCCAAGCTAATCTATCGGTTGATAAATCTCCACGTGGTTCACAAAGACTTGTCGAATACATGGAACACATATTAGTGATAAACACTTTTTGTTATATATGGTCTATCCCTAGAAACgaggtattttattttattcacctgaagattattttttttgatagacaTGGCGACGATGCTGAACTCGATTCAGGGTTCATGTTTACAATCACATAATGGAGTTATGGCTGTTCCACAACCTTCTCTTAAAGTATTTTCAGGGTTGAAATTCCATTCAGACAGTAATTTTCTGAACCCTAACTTTTGTTCTATTTTCTCATCTCTTTTGCTTATGATTATTTATGTTTTGGGTGATTTTTAAATTTTGCAGGTGTTTTTGGATCTAAGAAACCTAATTTGACAGCTGAATTCCATGATAAAGTTTATAAGAGTATACAGTCCAGGTAAACCCAAGCAaatttgcatatgtttttagtgTTTGAAAATGTTCActagaaaccctagattcttCTTGATTATCGGTTGAGTAATAACATAAAGACATTAGAGATTGAGTTTCGATTTTGTATCTTTGTTAAAATATACCCAACATTTGAAATGCAAATGAAATAAGAGTGCGGATAAAATGTTATCTTTTAGCTTCCTGATACAGTGCTATGTTGTGAAAATGAAACTTAAGTTATCTTTTTTCTTAAAGCTAAAAATAGTTTAAGACAAATGGAAAGAGCTATGTTGTTGTGTCGCGAAAAACCTCTTTGGTTCTATCTATTTGTTTCCCCTAAAGTTTAGGACATTGTGGCGGAGATTGAGCTTTAATTTTTCTTGCCCTGTAATCATTGTTTGGTGTTTTTgcacttccttattttttttttctgcttcAGTAAAGCCCAATCATTTGACCAATTGATAGTTGTGCGGTTCACTGTAGCAGgacctcttctttttttcttatgcTTTGAGGTGTTTCTCTATGTGGGTACCTAAAAGTGTAAACCAAGAATATGATTATACATATCCAGTTCTTGCATAAGTTTATAGTTCTGATTCTTTCAGAAGATGAACGTATCCTGGTTGTTAGGAATCGTTGGTCTGATATTTATGGCTTATCATTCTCTCGTTCAAACTGATAGCCTTCATTATGAGTTATTATCTCCTTGATAAGTTTCATCTCATGCTGTTGTTAGATTTCAGGACTCGTGGCAAACCAACTCGTGCACGTATTGGAATGATGCCCATTGGCACACCAAGAGTGCCCTACAGAACTCCTGGTGAAGGAACATGGCAGTGGGTCGATTTATGGAATGCTCTTGTAAGTTACAAACCTTCCAAGTATTTTTAACGATAAGATTTGCTTTAGACAGAAGAGAAAGTTATAAAATGTACTGGTAACAAGTATTATGGTGCAGTGCAAGGTAAATTCCAAATGTTTTTCTTAGAAATAAAACTACATGATCTCTTACAAACTGTAGTTCCAGCACATGATTTAGTATGCATTAGTAGATGAGATGCAATCTGTGAACCCGATAAATAAGCAGCTCTAGTATAGGATTTACCTTGATGGGGATCTTGAACATACTATATGCATCGGTTAAGGTACTCAAGGGGGTGGTTTACAGAACCTTAGTTAACATTTTGCTTTTGGTTGTATTCTTAGTTAAGTTAAGTAGATGCGCTATCCTTCATTGTTCTTCCCTTCACGGATCATGTGTTTCTGCTGTCACAAACCTCTATATTGAGTGTGTAACTATCTTAAATATCACTCATGTATCATACTTGATTTGCAGTACAGGGAACGTGTTATTTTTATTGGACAAGAGATAGATGAGGAGCTTAGTAACCAAATACTGGCAACAATGCTGTACCTAGATAGtttggattcttctaaaatgcTCTATCTATATATCAATGGTCCAGGTGGTGATGTGAGTACCTGTTCAAGTTGAATCTTTCTATCATCCCTATTTTATTCTGTTTCTCTCTGATGAAAATTCTTGTTACTGCAGCTTACTCCATGCATGGCTGTATATGACACGATGCAGAGCTTAAAGAGTCCTGTTGGTACTCACTGTGTAGGCTACGCATATAACCTTTCAGGATTTCTTCTTGCAGCTGGAGATAAGGTTTGTGATTGTCACAAACTTTATGCATCCTTTCAATACCCTTTACTTTCTTTGGTTATTAATATTATGGGTCTGAAATTGATCAAATGGTGCATTGTCTCTTTTCTTATTCCAAATAATTAAAAAGGCCCTTGATCAATCTAGGCCTGTTGTAATTCATCTATATAGGTTTATTTTACGTCAGATTTCAGAGTAAGCCGCTAAACTTATCATCAAAGATTTCCACGCCTTCAGGTTCCCCATTTATCAGATATTTGCTGCCAAAAAGTTGACCTCTTCAAGTTTATATATTTATGCACTTGTACTCTAAATATTCCATATAATCCGGCATATTTCCAGTTGTTCCACACCCAAGCATAATCTACATGCTTTTTGTCAATAATACTTATCAGTATCATTTCTGCATATCTCGCAGGGTAGTCGCTTTGCTATGCCTCTCTCTAGAATCGCCCTGCAATCTCCTGCTGGGGCTGCTCGTGGCCAGGTTTGTTTTTTAGATTATTGTTTGCTTAAAGCCTGTCAAACTCTGGAAATCAAGTCGTCTTTCCAAGAAACTAGAATACTCGTGGATCTTGTTTTTTTATTCTCTGCAGCATTTTTGCATAATGAAATCTTAATTTCTTCTGTCAGGCCGATGATATTAAAAATGAAGCAAATGAGCTTTTGAGAATCAGAGACTACCTTTTTGATGAATTGTCTATCAAGACAGGGCAGCCTGCTGAAAAGGTATATTTTTCTTGTAACTGTACTTATCATGTTGTGATGGATGAATTAGATTGATGGCATGTTCGCAAACTACACTTTTTGACCTTTCAAAAGCATGAGAGTTGACGTGTTCCTAACCATTTGTATAATTAATATTGCATGCTTCATTTTTGCTTGAATGTGTAATTGGTTTTTTTTGAAGAATCTGCAATAGAAACTAACAATTCCTATTTCAGGCTTGATATTGTTCTGAACTAGGTATTCCTGTAAAAGATCTATTATTCTCTCTGTAAAGAGTGTAGCTTCATTAGGCATGCAATTGTAAACGATGTATGATCCAAGAATTATTTATTGTCAATATAGTTGTGAAAATGCAGTATTCAAAATAGGAATAGCTTTGTAGCATTTTTCACATAGAAATGGTAATTTGACGTTAAATATTATTGTTGGTTTGCATCAGATTCACAAGGATCTTAGCAGAATGAAACGGTTCAACTCACAAGAGGCTTTGGAATATGGACTCATTGATCGTATCATTAGGCCTCCTCGTGTTAAGGCTGATGCACCACGTAAAGAAGCTGGGACGGGTCTTGGTTAAGCTTATTATTCTTGCATTAATAATACAGATAGGCTAAAATTGTTGTAAAAAGTTTGATTTTTTTGCTCTGCTAGAGTTATTCTAGTCTCTCCAAATTGAATCCATTATCAATACGGTTGTTTCGTAGTTTTTTCTTTACATCTTTACTTAGTTACTGGtaataaatgttttttttttttcttattattatttttttttatgcaaaaggGATCTTATTAGATGACTTAAACAGATATATCAGAGAAATCTTCTCTTGCCAGTTCCTAAATATCAGGGCCAGGGGTAACATTTTCCAAATGAAGCAAATCTCATCTAGTATTCCTACTTAGCCCAAATTACAGCTTCTTTCAATGCCTGGTCGCTTAACTTAGGGCGTATTCAGTAAGTTAGACTCCAAAAAATTAGCATAAGAACGCATTGTGGTTAGACTCCAAGAACGCATTATGTGAGGATCAAGTTGAAACCcagatacccaaaaaaaaaaaagagacctcGATCGATTTTTTCCATTGGTTTGACAGTAACTAGCTAGTATATTATTTCTATTTTCCAGTAAAAGAAAGAAAAGCAAACAACTAGGGAcgtaaaattgaaactataagtGGAGGATGAATTTGAAATTACTTTAAGAATATCATTGTCTCCTTCACAGACTGCACTGAGAGGTCAAATCAAAGCAAACATCGCCGTATCTAGAGAAACGCACCAAAGCACTACAGAAGAAATTTGAATTCACAATGGCGTATAGAACACACGTGTCAATTCGTAATTCGTCAAGGTACTCTTCTTTTCAACCCTTATTTAgtctcttgtgcatgtatgtatcCATCCAAACGATGTACCTAACTGGCTCAGCTCTAAAAGTCTTTTTCTCTCTTCAAAACTCTCTTTCTCTAGTCTGAAACCTTCCTTCTGAGTTCTGAGAGATGAGTTTCGCTGTTCAAAAATTCCTCTGCAAACGTTTCTTTACGAGCTTTCACAGTCAAATTGTCCTGGATACACTCAGCATTCCTCTCTTCCTATTTGTTGAGGTAatttctctttctatttttctGCTTTAATTTCAGTCCGTATACCCGTTCTATGAGAGCACTGTCTGTGTTCACCGGATGACGCATTTCTCCATGCTACTCGGAATTCAGAAGTGTTCTTTAAGTTTAAGATGAACACTAATGACTAATCCTGATACTAAGTGATGATTATAGGAAGCTTCCTTTATGGGAGTGTTTCGTTAGTTTTCAATTTTCAAACACTTACTTTCTCCTGTTGTTTTGACAACATTACCCTTATGTGTGCCTTTTGTTGGACCTGCAATCTAGAGAATTTTCTTTTTTACAGTTTCATTTAAATGTTTGGTGCGGTGGTCCTAACCGTCAAAACCATGCTCATTTATGATACCTGGTCCAGTTTAACTGTTTTTTTCACGACACGTCTGAATGAAAGAGCAAGTGTTGTTGACCTATGTTAGCACCATCATAACGGGGGTCAATTTCGCCCAACATTTTCTACTTTGCTTGTAAAATAATTCTAGCTACTAGATAGATAGACTTTATAGTGTGACGTGACACAAGGTAAAAAAATGTTAAGATTTTCTTTGACATCATTGAGATTTTCATATGTATAAAGGTACTAAATCTCGAACTTTTCGTGTGTTTCAGTTGAAATTATCGGATTCATTAGAAATTTTTGTCAATTTAGATGTCAAAATAATGTCTGTTTTACCGAGTTATCAATAGAGAATCTTATAGGGTAAGAAAAATTGTATCAGTCTGATGTATGACTCAACAATGTGAACCCTAAACGAACTGATTCTTATCAGAATCTATGAACCATTGCACATGCTAGGTTCGTTCTTTCCCCACAATTTTCCGTGATATGCGTCGGCACAAATCTCTATGAACATTTACTCCGTGGAACCCACTGGTATTAATTTTAATTTGGCGGGAATTTAATTGTACGTAGAAGGATGGGAACTCATCAATGTTAAGGGTAAATGTAATTTTTATTGTTTCCTCATATCACGTGATTCATTGTTGCTACAACCAATGACATAACGCCAGCTGTGTAACCGTAGGGGTAAATACGTAAATGGAGGTCTAACAGTAGGTAGTGGGACCGGAATTTTATCATTCATTTAATGTTTTTTAACTTCTGTTCTTCTTCGCCTATACTGTCTATAAGTTGCAGAACCACAAATATTTGTACCATTATTTAATGAAGAAATCGAGTAAATAAGAAAAGAAGTGACGTCTCATTTACAATATGTGGGTCCCTTTGTTTTTATAATAATATATGTTCCTTAACGTCCTTGAGTTAAAATGTTTCATTATTTTTCTCTCAACTAGTGATCTAGCTAGAAGCAAGAGAGGCGGAAGAGAAGATGAAGCAGCTGATGATGGGAGGAGAGAGTgctgatggagatggtggtggtagtgtTTGTAATGATAGTGGTGGCGGTGGCTCCTCACTTACTCAGTCGTCATATAGTAGAAACTTCACTGCTAACAACACCAAGAAGCAACCTTCTTGGCTTCAAAACATCCTTGCTGGTAACTACTACTCAACTCTCCTCCCTTGAACACTACTACTAGTCGCTAGCTATTTCTTGTTACTCTTGATACTAAATGATTAGATTATTTTTTGATCAAATGATTTTCATGGGTTTTGATTGACTAGGATAGAGTGTTTTAAGTTGTTGATTAAGTTTTCCCACTGGTGAAGAAAGATTCGGAGAAACAGTTTTGGCAGTTTTGAGAAATTTATACAATCTTAAACGATTAATGGTATGATTTTTAGTTAACATACCACTTGGTTAATGGCATGCCATGGATCTTTTACCTACTAACACTAAAACCATGGTTACAAACTCAGATAAATCTGACAGTTCCTCTAATTATGCTTTAGACACAGTTAAGTTCCATTTCCTCCGTAATGTTAATC
The nucleotide sequence above comes from Papaver somniferum cultivar HN1 chromosome 8, ASM357369v1, whole genome shotgun sequence. Encoded proteins:
- the LOC113303964 gene encoding pentatricopeptide repeat-containing protein At5g48910-like isoform X1, giving the protein MLLNSFTKFLRPNQKTLPFLDQKWLTMKHIKQIQSHLIISGTLTNPSVTGQVIAFCAISNNGDLDYAQHIFNYLPYRSAFIWNTMIRAYSEKNKPIKAMSMYRQMLDFGLSPNNYTFSFVIKACTELNDGFCGCQVHSQIIRLGWECYDFVQNGLIHMYVNCDSVDYARKLFDVSLYRDVISWTAMVNGYVKTGELETARKLFDEMPERNAVSWSAIITGYVQKGLFKEGLELFNEMQLQGFKPNYAGIVGALTACGSLGALDQGRWIHAYVDRNGLELNRILGTSLIDMYAKCGCIETAQHVFSQMPDRDVFAFTSMISGLSNHDKSGDAIELFLKMRDEGVQPNEVTFICVLSACSRMGLVEEGLDFFKSMNGVYGVEPGVEHYGCMVDLLGRAGRLDDAKKLVSEMPMKPDSYVLGALLNACRMHGEVELGKETVENLAKLSLDHGGVHVLLSNIYASVNQWEDVAKVRMEMENKNVKKVPGGSSIELNGVVCEFVAGDRSHHRMGDISFILLLINNQLKSLRFHDELVFE
- the LOC113303964 gene encoding pentatricopeptide repeat-containing protein At5g48910-like isoform X2, which encodes MKHIKQIQSHLIISGTLTNPSVTGQVIAFCAISNNGDLDYAQHIFNYLPYRSAFIWNTMIRAYSEKNKPIKAMSMYRQMLDFGLSPNNYTFSFVIKACTELNDGFCGCQVHSQIIRLGWECYDFVQNGLIHMYVNCDSVDYARKLFDVSLYRDVISWTAMVNGYVKTGELETARKLFDEMPERNAVSWSAIITGYVQKGLFKEGLELFNEMQLQGFKPNYAGIVGALTACGSLGALDQGRWIHAYVDRNGLELNRILGTSLIDMYAKCGCIETAQHVFSQMPDRDVFAFTSMISGLSNHDKSGDAIELFLKMRDEGVQPNEVTFICVLSACSRMGLVEEGLDFFKSMNGVYGVEPGVEHYGCMVDLLGRAGRLDDAKKLVSEMPMKPDSYVLGALLNACRMHGEVELGKETVENLAKLSLDHGGVHVLLSNIYASVNQWEDVAKEIGLIIAWEISVSYCF
- the LOC113303279 gene encoding ATP-dependent Clp protease proteolytic subunit-related protein 2, chloroplastic-like translates to MATMLNSIQGSCLQSHNGVMAVPQPSLKVFSGLKFHSDSVFGSKKPNLTAEFHDKVYKSIQSRTRGKPTRARIGMMPIGTPRVPYRTPGEGTWQWVDLWNALYRERVIFIGQEIDEELSNQILATMLYLDSLDSSKMLYLYINGPGGDLTPCMAVYDTMQSLKSPVGTHCVGYAYNLSGFLLAAGDKGSRFAMPLSRIALQSPAGAARGQADDIKNEANELLRIRDYLFDELSIKTGQPAEKIHKDLSRMKRFNSQEALEYGLIDRIIRPPRVKADAPRKEAGTGLG